One Thalassotalea atypica DNA window includes the following coding sequences:
- a CDS encoding sensor histidine kinase, producing the protein MRFTAKTKLVSIVLSVNLISNALVFYGVGGTDIIQLSLWLSISLALSYALTSYAYKKMDDRFKALEIGLLNFQDNEFSSSIKEVGDDEFSQLCQLFNEVSAKLRREKQNIYQRELLLDKVIESSPIVMFLVDNDGRFVYSNSAARHFLNEGKALEGFDFQQQMAKWAPSLQHAISAQRDSLFGLEHKGEQETWHLSTGRFTLNSQNHRLYLIKQLTKELNRQEVSVWKKVIRVISHELNNSMAPISSVSHSGSLIASELENKHLMLIFETITERIEHLNSFISGYATFAKLPSPLPKEVNWASFIAKLKTQVAFSFLGEIPNEPSWFDASQLEQLMINLIKNAHESGSSPQNVSVEVNRKALQTEIIIADRGMGMSEAVLTNALVPFYSTKQSGTGLGLALCREIVEAHDGRIVLANRKNGGLRVTVSLPNS; encoded by the coding sequence ATGAGATTTACTGCGAAAACCAAGTTAGTAAGTATCGTATTGAGTGTTAACCTTATTTCTAATGCTCTGGTGTTTTATGGCGTAGGCGGCACTGACATTATTCAGCTGTCCTTATGGTTATCGATCTCTTTAGCTTTGAGCTATGCGTTAACCTCGTATGCCTACAAAAAAATGGACGATCGATTTAAGGCGCTGGAAATTGGCTTACTCAATTTTCAAGATAATGAGTTCTCGTCATCGATCAAAGAAGTAGGTGATGATGAGTTTAGCCAACTTTGTCAGCTTTTCAACGAAGTATCAGCCAAACTTAGAAGAGAAAAACAAAACATTTATCAACGGGAATTGTTGTTAGATAAAGTAATAGAAAGCTCACCCATTGTGATGTTTCTTGTGGATAATGACGGACGATTTGTTTATTCAAATAGTGCAGCTCGGCATTTTCTTAATGAAGGAAAAGCGCTAGAAGGCTTTGACTTTCAACAACAAATGGCGAAGTGGGCACCCTCTTTACAACATGCTATCTCCGCACAGCGTGATAGCTTGTTTGGTCTTGAACACAAGGGTGAGCAAGAGACGTGGCACCTTTCTACAGGACGGTTTACCTTAAATAGCCAAAACCATCGCCTGTACTTGATTAAGCAATTAACCAAAGAGCTTAATCGTCAAGAAGTCAGTGTTTGGAAAAAGGTGATCCGTGTGATCAGCCATGAACTCAATAATTCGATGGCGCCCATTTCCTCGGTTTCACATTCGGGCAGTTTGATTGCCTCGGAGCTTGAAAATAAACACCTTATGCTTATTTTTGAAACCATTACCGAGCGTATTGAGCATCTAAACAGTTTTATTTCCGGTTACGCAACCTTCGCCAAGCTGCCTTCTCCTTTGCCTAAAGAGGTCAATTGGGCGTCTTTTATCGCCAAGCTTAAAACGCAAGTTGCGTTTAGCTTTCTAGGTGAAATTCCGAATGAGCCTTCGTGGTTTGATGCCAGTCAGCTTGAGCAGTTAATGATCAATCTGATTAAAAATGCCCACGAGTCTGGCTCTAGCCCGCAAAACGTATCCGTTGAAGTAAATCGAAAAGCATTACAAACAGAAATCATCATTGCCGATCGGGGTATGGGCATGTCTGAAGCCGTCTTAACCAATGCACTTGTACCTTTTTATTCAACGAAACAATCAGGTACAGGCTTAGGTTTAGCGTTATGCCGCGAAATA